GCGTCGAGGAAATCTGCAGCAGAAAATCTAGGTAGGGGGAactcttataattataataataccTCCAACTCTTATAACTCCAACAATAGCAAACCCCAGGCGGATTCAGTTTGTGGTCATTCAGTTGATCATCACAGCAGGAAGACTAGTTCGAACAATCGTGCCGCTGCAGACTATGTCTATGGGAACAATGGAGTTGAGAGCACTGTTAGCTATACTCGCCATGGAACTGGAACTGAAACTCGCCTTTGGGGAACTAGCTAGCAAGGGAGATACAGTACTACATATTgaaccctatatatatatatatatatagaccaACTACTACTCCTGTTCACGTATGTACATGATCATGTGTAGAATATTGGCGGTCTGTTTGTGCATGTTATAGCTCGTTTGGATAGTCATATATAGAAGTTGTGTGTGTCAGTGTGTTTATTTCAGTTAAATCTTGTCGCCTCATGCTTGTGATCATATAGTAAATATGTctgtatatttaatattgtaattgcCTCTGGCTGTAAAGTAATCAGCACTACTGTTGAGTTCCATAAATGTaatgtttaatttgtttgaaacATGGTAGCTGCATGCAGCTGTAATCGTGGAGGATTCCGGGGGTACTAACTTACTCACTCTCCGGCCCGTTGTGGCCGACAAAGTTGATGTTGCAGTTCCCCCAGAAAAGTAAAATGCTTCGTACCGCATGCAAACTCCGCccctttttcttcaatatttgtaaatttgcaagGGAAATTAAACAACTCATCATCTACCCTAATTTCATACAAAAGTACGTACCTACTCATTCttgcttattttttcaagaatttaattattcctctcatatatattgatgtatgtaaaggaaaaaaatttaatttaattaattataggtATATACGTACTTAAATTGGAATTCATTATcatgagaatatatatatatatatatagaaggaATTGATCGGAGAATTGCAATGTATATACCGAATATAAATGAATGAggaattaagtaaaattaaggaaatttctggacaaaaaaaaaaaaagtgcaaCACCAAAATTAATACTAACTATAGATGTCAAAGTCAAATTCAAAAGGACCCAGAAATTGACATatcacatcatatatatatatatatatatattgacagcatatatatatatattttgtaacaaATGGTAATTAATGACACCGTTTCaccaatttttcataaagaaaaaaatgtccATCAAccgataaaataattaactcatttaattttttaaatcattaattgataaattatttttttcttctttttttattttaatgtaatgtaatgatttatatattttatttttatttatactattatttctaatatattttaaaatatataaaaaatttattcattatatgcAAGTAAGAATGACATGCCACAAcgagtagtatatatatatatataatccagGTCAGTTGGACCCATAAGAATTTTAGATTCGTTAAATCATGCTAAGTGttgcttaattattattaattagtccaCCAGACACCAAATTAcgaattaaatttatgtttaatggatataaattttcagaattgattcaaatttctGGATAATCACAAATCTAAGGTGAGATTGGACCTCCCACCTCTTAATTCTTCCCCTTAATTGGaggtattaataattagttatggTGGTATTAAAAATGAAGACAAGAAACAAAtgattaacaattaataatctGCACAGATAGGAGTGGGTGAGACGAAAATGAAATCGGTCCCCGCAGACACGTTGACCTATAAAAACGGCATTCCATTTACATGGCCTGCTGTGGCCGTGGATGGTGGCGATCACCGATCTTACACTTGCAGgggatgaaataaaaaaaaaaaaaaaaaaaaataaggtaaCAACTATTCAGGCATCTGAATATGAACCCAACAAAAGGAATGAATTAGCTACACTCAATTTTCTTCCCTTCTCTCTTAGCCCACAATTCCAAGTTAGCCCAAATAGATACAGGATCTATAATGATGTAGAGTTCTAGGTGAACAATCGATTGTTTGACCGAAACAACCAGCGACAACCATATGTACAACGCAGTACAGTGACCAAAAGCTCATACTTCAAGATTATAAACATGATTGGCACACTAGCAAAGAAAGCCAAAAGAGCAGTTGCAGCTACCAATCCATGTTCATAGGACAAGAGACATGTGCAGAACGCCACCATCATTGCCACGATTGAAATGAACAGAGCCCCCACTCCAATCACCAGCCAGAAGGGCAGCGAGTTGAGAAAATCCATCTCCGTGTATCGGGACGTCAGTATGGACAGGAACATCAACATTGAAGTCAAAGACGACAGAGTTGCTACTGCCTCCGATATGGGGAATACCATGAATACCTTGTCATTTTGTAGAATCGGAGCTCCGGTATTGTTGTTGTAGCCTCCCGGCACCGTGAAGGCCGTGGTGAAGACGACAGTCGCAATGAGCATGGTCACCAGCATGCACGATTTTGCCGTCTGCTTCATCAGTTTTTCTCCTTCTTTCATCAACTTTTCGTGCTCCTCCAGGAATATGTCGTAAGGTGTTTGGCCGGCATTGTTCTTCATGTCTCGGTACAAGGGTTGGACAATCTTTTCAACTTCCTgaacaattaatattaattaatgtgattCTGCATCACATGTagtacaattaaattaatgatgaaGATGATATCTGAGAGAGAGTTAGGttgatatgatatatatataaatatacctTGTACCATAGTACTTCTCGCTGCATCTGAAGAGCTGCCCCTGGAATAATACTTAACTGATTTTGAGGTGATAACTTGGCTGCTAAATGGAGCATGTTGTTTCCATCTTTATCAATGTATGTTGCTATCAGCTCCTTCACACCCACTAACTCATGCATCAAATTGAATACTCGCACGTACCGACGTAAAACCGCTATATGAAATATGCTATGTTTGGATTGGTTCACTTTATATAGGAAATCAGGATATCGGCGGATTAACTCTACCAAGAATTCATCGTTTCCTGATTCTGCTGCTACAAAGAACAATTTTGAAGTGTTTCCAACTATTTGTGCAGTTTCCACGTCTTCTTGGCTTATTACGCTGTCCCACAGATAGCCAAGCAATTTATGCGCATCACATTGTGCCGAGTTCTTGTGGGTCTTCAACTTCATGTAAGATAGTACTGGAATAATATAAGTACTTAACcaagttataattaatatatacatatatatatagagtctagaaagaaataaaagattaattatatatatataaaaaggcatttttgcttttctttttccaattaCGTACTTGATTCTAGCATCAAGCTGATCAAAGTAGTCTTGCATATGTAGAAATGAATCGTGGccaatatatgaataataatggGATTGATGAGATGGAGAAGTAGTAATTACTTGTTGTGGCAATATTGCTGGTGTCCCAAAGTCCTCCTTCACTGCTGCCACAAAATGCTGAAGGTTTCCGCGCAAGCACTTGCAACGGCGTTTCACCATTGCTGTCTTCAGTCACAGCTAATGTCTTATGTTGGTCCACAATACTCATAGCTAGACCTAAAAGATTCAATTAATAGAATcatgaattaatttgtataattcaaGTTTACCTTAATCTTTCTAATGAAGTGTAGCTAGCTAATTAATTGGATGTGGTGTGTAGCTAGCTAGTAGTACCGTAAAGTCCTGAGTCGATAGCTGTTGTGAGGAGAGCAACTTGGTGGTCTGTGGACCAAAATTCAAAAGCTGGTAATGAAAAAAGATAGTGGGCCATTTCAGAGTGAGCTTGTAGTACTGCCATGTAAAGTGGGGTAACCCCTTCAAACCCACTAATTGTTGGTAATTTAGGGTTCTTTTGGACCAATAATTTAGCAATATCAACATGTCCAGCCGCAGCAGCAAAACAAAGCGCAGTGCTCCCCTTGTTATTCTGAATTTCCAGGTCACACCCTTCCATTCTATGCAGTAAATTAGCAACAAAAGAGGCATGACCCTCCAGAGCAGCTACATGCAACGCTGTTTCTCCTCCTTCCGTGATGCTAGCTTTAGCCAAGCTGCCATCCTCACTCAGCAATTTTTCAGCAGCTTCCCAGTCGCCCTTTAATGCAGCTTTGTGCAGCGGCACGTGctggctaaaatatttttcacctATTCATTATTTGGGCAGTCAAGAATTCAAGTAGAATTTAAGAGGTACGAGTAccatagaaaagaaaagtaaattatttattaaatcatcaaatttgggAACCTGTGATTTTAATGTTGTGGACAAGGGTTACAGTTAGTAGATTGTCAATGGACGGACAATAATCAAACTCAAAAATCTATTATTTGAATGTTATCATTCAAACTTGATACTCTACGTTtgatccaaaattaaaatccatgcccatgaaaaaaaatattttgaggatGAATTGAGTCTAATTAGATCCTAAAATACTTGTggatagaataaaatttaatattccaAAACTTTTACCATCTAGTTAGTAACGGTCTGAAAGTTTGAACAAAAGAGGAGTTGACTGGCATTAGAAATATTGTGTGGAAGTGGAAGGAGAAGGTTGCTTTGTCCatatttcttccatttttattttcattattctcCCCCACACCAACTGCTCCcttataaataatctttctaattcttatttatttttttggtaggtatataatctttttaaaatacctgtcttaattacaaatattttttttttgggtttgacGTCGTCCACAAGACATAATATTTGACGAAATGTTTTATGCagacatcatatatatatatatatatatatattgtaatgtTATGAGTcgatcatttaaaaaaaataaaattaaactatgaTAGTTTTATTCATCTATTTATTGGGCCCTGATTTTCTCTATCATTAccaatccaaaaataaaagcagTACTTTgcataattctaatttttctgaaatattgaAGTTAagttctttaattatttaaaaattttagtttttctctCTTAGacaatgttttttaaaaaaaataaaagaaaaagaaaaaaattacttagaCGTTAATgttacagaaaaaaatattaattgatgcaggaaattaaaagtaattaatgtataaattattaatgagtATTAGTAGTGAAAGAGTTTAGGGCAGAATGTTTATCTCAACTTAGGAGTGGAGGATGATGGTTGACTTGAAGTCTTTTagtcaattatatatacatataatcatGAGAAGAAGGGAAATAAAGGTGATGAGGTGCATGTCTCTGTCTCACCATACGGACAAAACACCTACATCTCCAATAATTAGCAACCCCTAATTATatgttgtaatatttatgatgatGAGTTtaggaaattaataaaaaaaggttattttccaaagaaaaagcaaaagagggtataaaattttgatcattCTCCACAACTAATATTAGAtgaaagaattaataatatgatgcCCCTTTTATAAttagagggaaaaaaataaataataataataataatgattaagATGTAATTACTTACAAGCAGGTGAAGAATAAACAATGAATCTCCCGCTCTGCATATTCTCATCTTTCCATTTGGATTGCCCCATTCCCATTATAACTGGTGAATTCCTTCACAATATTAGATAGAGAAATGAATGCATGTGTTGTTGGATGAATATGGATATGGGAGAAAGAGAAACTGAAAACTCTTGAGTATTACCTTGATGATGCCAAGTAAGAATAagcaaagaagaaagagaggcTCTCACTGCTGCCAACAACTTGCTACTCCACtccacacaaatatataaacataggACACCCACTACTGATAGCTACCATGCCCCTTTTTGTCCTTTTTACTCAAATCTTCACCTAACTTTCCTTtcctttgatatttttatacacattcatttttattttttaatagccCTATACCaagatttaaataataattgaatgaaCCACCAAATGAGTAGCATTCACTAACTTATGACcctattctttttctaaagTTGAGTCGCtaccaaattttgatttttctataaaacaTTGACTCTTGTATGCAGCAGCCAGCCATACGAGGAGACTCAAGAGTCAAATGGgctcatataaatataaatataaatataaacaacagTCAATGGCGTCCACATGAATTGGGCCAGTGTTGTAGAGTATTGGGCTCCTTCAGTCCAAACAAGATGCTGCTTGGGCTAAAAGAGGCTGTCTGACGCGtcatacaaaaacaaaacttaCTCAATGCTCCTCATCTCACACATACTACTGCTACAGTCTTCTCCGCGTAGCAAGTGGCGGTGCTTccgtcatcatcatcatcaccaccAGTTCGCCacctccttttcctcttctctttctcctttcctccCTTGGGATCTAATTCTACTGAAATTCTTTTCCTTAAACAAACTAGACCTACCCACTTCTTTACTATGGATCTCGCGCCCGAACAGCTCCAATTCTTGAGCATTCCCGATGTTCTCAAGGAATCTATTTCCATTCCCAAACAATCCCCCAAAACCTTCTACCTCATTACCCTAACCCTAATTTTCCCCCTTTCCTTCGCCATCTTAGCCCACTCACTCTTCACCCACCCCATCCTAGCTCAGCTCCAAACCGATCCTGCTGCCTCTTCCTCCGATTGGTCCAAGCTCCTCATTTTCCAGTTTTTTTACCTCATATTCCTCTTCGCTTTCTCCCTCCTGTCCACCGCCGCCGTCGTTTTCACCGTCGCCTCTCTGTATACATCCAAACCCGTTTCTTTCTCCTCCACGATCTCGGCCATCCCCAGCGTTTTTAAGCGCCTTTTCATCACTTTTCTATGGGTTTCTCTGTTGATGGTTGTATACAACATCGTCTTCTTGGGGTTTCTTGTCCTTCTTATCATTGCCGTGGACACCCAGAATCTtgtcttgtttttcttctcccTGGTGGTGGTTTTCGTGTTGTTTCTGGGAGTACATGTTTTTATAAGCGCATTGTGGCATCTTGCCAGTGTTGTGTCTGTTCTTGAGCCTGTCTATGGTTTTGCTGCTATGAAGAAGAGCTATGAATTGTTGAAGGGGAAGACCCGCATGGGTTTCTTTATCGTTTTTGGTTACCTGGCCATTTGCGGAGTGATCAATGGGCTTTTTGGTTCGATTGTGGTGCACGGAGGGGAGGATTATGGAGTTTTGACGAGAATTGTAGTCGGTGGTTTCCTCGTTGGTGTTTTGGTGATCGTGAATTTGGTCGGGCTGCTAGTGCAAAGTGTGTTTTACTATGTTTGCAAGAGTTACCATAATCAAGGCATTGATAAGAGTGCGCTCTATGATCATCTTGGTGGATATCTTGGGGAATACGTGCCTCTTAAGAGCAGCATTCAGATGGAAAATCTGGATGTCTGATGCTGAGTCATGGGCAACTGCTGGTAAATTCTTAGAAggcaaaaatgtaaaatagaGGTTTGTTTCAGTTTGATTCTCTTGGTATGACTTGCCAAAATATCTAGttattcaaaatcattttgacTGTTATGCCATGACATttgataatattgaatttctcATACTGAGTGGCTATACCTTTCATGTGCATTACGTTCCTTTTTCtgtcattttttgttgtatggATGCATTTTTCTTTGGGATAATTGGTGGCTTACCTCTGTAGAGTGTGGTGACTATAAGAGTAATTCTCCGTTTACCTTCTTATCATAGTTGGATATTGATAGTTGAAGTGATgaaattttgtgtatatatttgtcaacCAATCTGATCTGTTTGGTAAATTAGGATATAGTCGATGGAGCATGAAAAATTGgcacaagatatatatatatatatataaacaaaaatggttATAATTGTGTGCACCCGGGTAAGAATTGTAACTAGGAGCTGAAGGAACGTTCATCAAGTTATCCATGGGTGGTGTGACAAATGTTCGTATGGGCTTATGCTGCCAAACTTGGTTGCTATACCGCAATGCAGGATGGTTCATCTTAGTGGAAAATTCAACTAACCTGTCTTTTCGttggataaaaaaatggaGGGACCCAAAGTATGGTAAggttgttcaaaattttgtagaaTCTTTCCCCAAAAAACTGCTAGAGGGAAGATCTAATAGATGAAAGTTATTATGACCTGAGCTGTTATTTCTCTGCTAAAGATGCAGCTGGCAGAAGTACATAGCTGGCGGGATATGACTCCATCGAAAATTGTAGTCACTGGAGCTCATATTTTTCGGCTAAGGACTGAATGGCCCAAAACTTTTTGGGTTAGCGCCATTTTTATCGTTTACTAGATTGTTTAGccaatttttaatctaaaacCTTCTTATTGAGATTTTTAAGTTTATCAATTGGGAATGTAGTTTGCAATTTGTATGGTATAAGGTTGGTAATAGTGACATGGATCGGTACTTGGTAGTGAAGCGTCGGTACATGTGACAACAAGTAAAGTGCAAAATGTAGCAGAAAGTGAATAACAATCAAACTGCATACAAGGTGCAGGTTGCATACAATGACAAGATATTAGGATATAACAAATAGAACCCTTGTAAAGAACCAAGTAAATTCTAAGAATACAATTGTTTCTAGGAAGAGAAGAACTTGagcctttttattttcagtaaaGGCTATGCTTACTTTGGCGAAACAGGAACTTGGACCAATATGCTGAGCGGATCGTGTCAATCCATAACTTAATGTGCAGTCCTGCAAATAGAGTAATAAGTAAAATGCAGGCAGAAACTGCAATCCATTTGAGAACCAACGTCTCTTCCTCATGGAAGAGCAAAAAGAAGGTGGTTGTGAAAGCAAAGACCACACCAACAATAGAGGTGAAGAGTGCTGTGAGGCCGAACATCAATTTCGTTGGTAATGAGACAAGGAAATCATCTTCTTGATAACGTGAAGTTAGGATGGATAAGAACATTATGATAGAAGCTGTTGAGCAAAATAATGCGACTGCATTAGATACTGCAAAAACTGTGAACCACGTCCTCTTCTTAAGTATCGGCATCCCTGTATCACCGTTATTTCCTCCTGGTAGGGTAAATGCAGCAGCGAATGCCACTGTTGCAATTAAAGTTGCCACGATCATGCAATTATTGGCTGTTTCCTTCATCCATGTCTCCCCCTTTGTCAACAACGGTTCATGCTCCTTGGAAAACAATTGTCTTGGTCGTAACCCTTGTCTATTTCTTATCTCAAGACATGAAGGTGGTACAACCTTCTCCACTTCCTGCAGCAATAATATAGTCAACAGTACTAAAGGGCTGATCAGAACCTTCCTTAGGAGAATTTATACAAGTTGAtggcattttatttttaatcattggAAACAAAAGATTGTACAGCCAGGGAAGCAGGTATGACTAACTTCCTCCCTCCCCCTCATTTCTCACCTTAAACCACAAGAGCTCTCTTTGCATTTGAAGAGCTGCACCAGATACAATTTTCAATCTCTCCGGAGTTGCTAATTTCCCCGCTAAATGCATAATGTTGTTATGATTATCATCCACAGATATTGCAATCAACTCTTTCATGGATCCTATCTGGTGAATGAGACTAAATACATTCTCTTGCCGATGCAAAACAGCTGTATGGAATATATAGTGTTTGTTGCAATCAAGTTTCCATATGAGATCTGGATCACTGCAAGTAAGCATGGTTATTAACCCAACATTTCCTACTTTAGCGGCTTCATGAAGAATTGGAGGCTCTTCAAGTAGCTTAAGCACATCAGCTCTTTCCATTCTTTGCATCTGAGCCCACAGCCTCTCAGCCACTAACCGAGCTCTTTTTCGCACTAAAGGTTGCTCAAAAATCCATTTAAATCCTAAGATGAATGGGTAATTTGACATCAATGCATGCTTTTGATAATGAAGTACCTCAATCTAAAGTTAATCATTATTGTCTAGGATTGATATTACTTTTCATGTTGTATGTTCTGATATTTTCAGGTATTAATTAGTAAGCTAAAGTGTAGACGGTATCTAGTTAAATGCTTCTGTTGATGCAAGTATCATGAAAGATCTTGGGCCTAGATGCATTTGTTTGATGGAGAAATGAGTGACAATATTTCTACTGTGCTCACGTGAAAGAAGTGGGACAGCAGCAAACATGGTATTGAAACTTTCTGTTATTGCTTCTTGACTTGCACTGATTTCTGATATATCCTGTACGGTCAACTCGTGCAAGGCGGTTCCTTTATTCTTGGTTGTATCAGGAGAATCATTCTCTCCTAGTATAACTGTCGTGGTTCTCATTGTTGCCAATGTCCCATCATTGATCTTGTTCAATATATCTAATGCTGTATCTGCAACATGAAGCTTAGATGTGTTGTTATGAATAAGAGGTAGGCACTGGAGCATTTAGTTGGACTAAACTCGTATTATGGTAGTCTATGATCGAAAATGAGTAGATTGAAACTGTACCATGCATGTTATTGCGAATTGTAGCTATGAGAAGATCAAACCACTCGGTGATTGATAGATCTTTAACATGAGTGAATTTGTAAAGGTATGAAACCATGTCCTTATTTCCGAGCGAAGCTGCAATGTAGAGGGGCTTCATTTCATTGTTGCCTGGGCAGTTGATAAGATTCTCATTCTTTTCCCGCATAACAGCAGCAATTTCTACTATTCCTGTTGCAGCTGCATAGCAAAATGCGGTGTATCCATACTTGTTCTTTGACAGCAGGTCACCTTCAGCCATCCTACCAACAAGTTGTCGTACGAATTTTGTGTGACTGGTGGCAGCAGCCATATGAAGAGCTGTAT
This genomic window from Sesamum indicum cultivar Zhongzhi No. 13 linkage group LG12, S_indicum_v1.0, whole genome shotgun sequence contains:
- the LOC105175951 gene encoding ankyrin repeat-containing protein At5g02620 isoform X1: MGMGQSKWKDENMQSGRFIVYSSPACEKYFSQHVPLHKAALKGDWEAAEKLLSEDGSLAKASITEGGETALHVAALEGHASFVANLLHRMEGCDLEIQNNKGSTALCFAAAAGHVDIAKLLVQKNPKLPTISGFEGVTPLYMAVLQAHSEMAHYLFSLPAFEFWSTDHQVALLTTAIDSGLYGLAMSIVDQHKTLAVTEDSNGETPLQVLARKPSAFCGSSEGGLWDTSNIATTILSYMKLKTHKNSAQCDAHKLLGYLWDSVISQEDVETAQIVGNTSKLFFVAAESGNDEFLVELIRRYPDFLYKVNQSKHSIFHIAVLRRYVRVFNLMHELVGVKELIATYIDKDGNNMLHLAAKLSPQNQLSIIPGAALQMQREVLWYKEVEKIVQPLYRDMKNNAGQTPYDIFLEEHEKLMKEGEKLMKQTAKSCMLVTMLIATVVFTTAFTVPGGYNNNTGAPILQNDKVFMVFPISEAVATLSSLTSMLMFLSILTSRYTEMDFLNSLPFWLVIGVGALFISIVAMMVAFCTCLLSYEHGLVAATALLAFFASVPIMFIILKYELLVTVLRCTYGCRWLFRSNNRLFT
- the LOC105175882 gene encoding ankyrin repeat-containing protein At5g02620-like isoform X2 — translated: MNQNHCQRSTPSPRIHPPPHHNIIKIKLPNPKYVPIMSRRKQTFIGAGNESGQRSLCYTLMYQAAMKGDWQAAAVLLQRNPNLASAQITESGDTALHMAAATSHTKFVRQLVGRMAEGDLLSKNKYGYTAFCYAAATGIVEIAAVMREKNENLINCPGNNEMKPLYIAASLGNKDMVSYLYKFTHVKDLSITEWFDLLIATIRNNMHDTALDILNKINDGTLATMRTTTVILGENDSPDTTKNKGTALHELTVQDISEISASQEAITESFNTMFAAVPLLSRFKWIFEQPLVRKRARLVAERLWAQMQRMERADVLKLLEEPPILHEAAKVGNVGLITMLTCSDPDLIWKLDCNKHYIFHTAVLHRQENVFSLIHQIGSMKELIAISVDDNHNNIMHLAGKLATPERLKIVSGAALQMQRELLWFKEVEKVVPPSCLEIRNRQGLRPRQLFSKEHEPLLTKGETWMKETANNCMIVATLIATVAFAAAFTLPGGNNGDTGMPILKKRTWFTVFAVSNAVALFCSTASIIMFLSILTSRYQEDDFLVSLPTKLMFGLTALFTSIVGVVFAFTTTFFLLFHEEETLVLKWIAVSACILLITLFAGLHIKLWIDTIRSAYWSKFLFRQSKHSLY
- the LOC105175882 gene encoding ankyrin repeat-containing protein At5g02620-like isoform X1, with product MPRKIRVQKSRWHTQIGDKKKREGSSKDKNDGDSSLHSVASQFADESEPLPAVYPIAQDSPTTTPQHNQNQTPQPKGNESGQRSLCYTLMYQAAMKGDWQAAAVLLQRNPNLASAQITESGDTALHMAAATSHTKFVRQLVGRMAEGDLLSKNKYGYTAFCYAAATGIVEIAAVMREKNENLINCPGNNEMKPLYIAASLGNKDMVSYLYKFTHVKDLSITEWFDLLIATIRNNMHDTALDILNKINDGTLATMRTTTVILGENDSPDTTKNKGTALHELTVQDISEISASQEAITESFNTMFAAVPLLSRFKWIFEQPLVRKRARLVAERLWAQMQRMERADVLKLLEEPPILHEAAKVGNVGLITMLTCSDPDLIWKLDCNKHYIFHTAVLHRQENVFSLIHQIGSMKELIAISVDDNHNNIMHLAGKLATPERLKIVSGAALQMQRELLWFKEVEKVVPPSCLEIRNRQGLRPRQLFSKEHEPLLTKGETWMKETANNCMIVATLIATVAFAAAFTLPGGNNGDTGMPILKKRTWFTVFAVSNAVALFCSTASIIMFLSILTSRYQEDDFLVSLPTKLMFGLTALFTSIVGVVFAFTTTFFLLFHEEETLVLKWIAVSACILLITLFAGLHIKLWIDTIRSAYWSKFLFRQSKHSLY
- the LOC105175951 gene encoding ankyrin repeat-containing protein ITN1 isoform X2, whose translation is MEGCDLEIQNNKGSTALCFAAAAGHVDIAKLLVQKNPKLPTISGFEGVTPLYMAVLQAHSEMAHYLFSLPAFEFWSTDHQVALLTTAIDSGLYGLAMSIVDQHKTLAVTEDSNGETPLQVLARKPSAFCGSSEGGLWDTSNIATTILSYMKLKTHKNSAQCDAHKLLGYLWDSVISQEDVETAQIVGNTSKLFFVAAESGNDEFLVELIRRYPDFLYKVNQSKHSIFHIAVLRRYVRVFNLMHELVGVKELIATYIDKDGNNMLHLAAKLSPQNQLSIIPGAALQMQREVLWYKEVEKIVQPLYRDMKNNAGQTPYDIFLEEHEKLMKEGEKLMKQTAKSCMLVTMLIATVVFTTAFTVPGGYNNNTGAPILQNDKVFMVFPISEAVATLSSLTSMLMFLSILTSRYTEMDFLNSLPFWLVIGVGALFISIVAMMVAFCTCLLSYEHGLVAATALLAFFASVPIMFIILKYELLVTVLRCTYGCRWLFRSNNRLFT
- the LOC105175883 gene encoding uncharacterized protein LOC105175883, which codes for MDLAPEQLQFLSIPDVLKESISIPKQSPKTFYLITLTLIFPLSFAILAHSLFTHPILAQLQTDPAASSSDWSKLLIFQFFYLIFLFAFSLLSTAAVVFTVASLYTSKPVSFSSTISAIPSVFKRLFITFLWVSLLMVVYNIVFLGFLVLLIIAVDTQNLVLFFFSLVVVFVLFLGVHVFISALWHLASVVSVLEPVYGFAAMKKSYELLKGKTRMGFFIVFGYLAICGVINGLFGSIVVHGGEDYGVLTRIVVGGFLVGVLVIVNLVGLLVQSVFYYVCKSYHNQGIDKSALYDHLGGYLGEYVPLKSSIQMENLDV